One Papaver somniferum cultivar HN1 chromosome 10, ASM357369v1, whole genome shotgun sequence genomic window carries:
- the LOC113319015 gene encoding uncharacterized protein LOC113319015: MATCGDESFNLMVYQEVARKSMTEMRTTDGLASLVEKTMGAYYRDSIKSGIFLGVIEEGETRFFHLFTSPSGSPRFYESRGYVLDGSCYRDAEAYLARYYDPNMEDVEVLQLLKHCVNLTAGRAIIDSREDAQKGNFHDPYVGGWVLGSIIQHGMPIPPLSFGTMCPNSDVMFLETYRLHLL; the protein is encoded by the exons ATGGCTACTTGTGGTGATGAGAGTTTTAACTTGATGGTGTACCAGGAGGTGGCCAGAAAA TCAATGACCGAAATGCGTACAACAGACGGATTAGCATCTCTAGTCGAGAAAACCATGGGCGCATACTACCGTGATTCCATCAAATCAG GAATTTTCTTAGGTGTGATTGAGGAAGGCGAAACAAGATTTTTTCATCTCTTTACAAGCCCTTCAGGATCTCCAAGATTTTATGAGTCTCGCGGGTATGTGTTGGATGGATCTTGTTATCGTGACGCAGAGGCTTACCTAGCACGATATTATGATCCTAACATGGAAGACGTTGAAGTACTACAATTGCTGAAACATTGCGTCAACCTCACTGCAGGGAGGGCCATAATTGACTCTAGAGAAGATGCCCAAAAGGGAAACTTTCATGATCCTTACGTCGGAGGATGGGTTCTTGGATCCATCATCCAACATGGCATGCCCATACCGCCACTATCATTTGGGACAATGTGTCCCAATTCAGATGTGATGTTTCTGGAAACATATAGACTCCACTTGTTATGA